The nucleotide window CATTCAGAGcacctcggaatgacaaggaccgcccccatggcaactttgtttttccgacagcaagtgttcatgtgctttgccatcggaatgtgtgacaaacacggatgcaacaacaaaggttaaaacatacactcactaatcctaaacaaacaactgtatttgcttaaaatatagagtaagatgctcgtgaaagaaagatatgcagctttcaagtgacaaaaacggcaaattcccaagttcacattaaaactgttggacatgaaaggccacatggactacaaacaaactacaacgtgacgacaaaagtgatgacgagcccctaactgggcaactctgttagcaaaatctagccccagtttccgacctctgactcacacattaagtgacgtgaatgacgcggaatgatgttttcactctgagaaaggtttttccgaagcccatgaacgctaagCCAGACAACGTACTGAAGGGAAAATTGAGCAGAAGTACGTaggagggcggagccaggctagTGTTAAGATGTCCTTAGTCCTTAGTTGCTACCTAGCTAGCGAGCATCATTAGCAGTTCCCattcactttttgtttactGTGCTATCTAGCTAATCTTAGCTAAACTTGGTAACTAGACAATCTTTTCGGCTCTGAATCTTTTAGCGCCGCATCTCGCGCACACGCAGAACATACGCTTGGGGTAGCTTCGGTATGTTCCAAGGCATTTTTTTGACTGATCCGGGGAAATAAAAGCCGACTGATCAGTTCGACTGCTTTTCTGCCAACGATCGGCTGTCAGCTTGGTGTATCACGGCCCTTAAGATGCCCTGTGCTTGCCAAGAGTCAACATTCTGGAGCATTTCCCCTTCATTCTAAATTCCATATAAATCCAAATACTTTGTGTCTGTTCATGGGTATGTAAACTGATCTGTAGGCTGTGAAGCAGGGATCGCCTTTCTGGAGAGTTTATTAACAGATGCTGCCATGCCTATCACatgcctctttctttctttctttctttctgacttctctctctctgtctctctctcacacacacacacacacaccaggcccgGATCTTGACTGCTCAGATAGGGGGGGCAAATTTAATTTTTGAGTGGGCGCAATGAATGGACCATTCTGGAGTCTAGAAAAATATTTGTGCATAGTGCATAACAATATGTGGACGCAATTAATTAGCCTATGTTTtttgtcattagttaaaataaataaatagaaaattgacatgtatttaaaatgtatgtactgatataaatagtttacattagaatttcagcccaaagttggagaccatgtAGAACGCTGCAATTTCCAAACCGCACTCCACAGCTTATTGTACAGATGCATGCTTCATAtccggtaaggtctgctgtttattttgatatatggctTGCCAAGGGTTTGTGAGATattcatcatcaccaccactaaTATCACTGGAAAGCCCTGGttccgctcgttcacatgatATGCGtgggatatactgtatgtgtgacgaGTACTCCGCGAGCAATACAACCGAGAAAGAGGggtgtgaatttggacgcaaTTTCAGTCAGTCTGCCACATATTACgtgaccccccccccagccccatTCTAGATCcaaccatgacacacacacacacacacacacacacacacacacacacacacacacacacacacacacacacacacacacacacacaaagactgttTTATCCATTGAAGTAtgtcaaatatttatttaatttagaattttaatgaaatataatGTCATGTAGTTTAGTCAGAGGGCAGCTGAGCAGTTGAGTGGTAGTAGATGTAGCCAGTTGCTTGGCTGTCAGTAGAAGGCCATGGTGTATGGACGACTGTCCTGCTCCCCACTCATTAGGTGGTCAAGGGCCCATTCAGATGGGACAAGGAAACTGAAAGGACCAGCTGTGACAACAACAATACTCAAGTCAACATTCAACATTAACTCACTTTGTCAATTTACACAATTTAAGCATATTTAATAACAATCGTAGATGACCAAAGAACCTCATTGGAGATCATTGGAGATTTCATTTGAAAATAAGCATTTAGTCTAGTCTTAAACCATATATGGGAAAATGACCATATCAATGGTAACCACTGTAAGTTATCATCATGATTTTACTTAAAACTTAGCTAACAGCTAAAAACCTTTACTTACAGTACATGATGGCCACTCTATCTTGTCCAGTCAGGTCCCGGCGACACAGCTGGCGATGGATCAGACCCAAgcctgttttgttttgaaacagGTTAAGAGTGGGCATAACTGATCAGTTTATGGTCAATTGGGGTTAAGGCCCACTGACTGATTATGATGAATTACTGATAATGGTGAATGTCACACACATCATTATAGACTATTAGCAGGGGTGCTCATTCTCTTATGCCCATGTTTTCTATACATACAATGTCCATGAGCTGAGCACAAACTAAAGGCAAGTTATGACATTATTCACAGATTAGGAAAGGTGATTTTAATTTGCTGCTCGACAAGGGAAAAGGGTGCTAAAGTTATGAGAGCACTCTAAATTGGTCAATAGacttgatttttttgttttgttgttgctaTAGCAGGCAGATAGAAAGTTGTGATATCTAGCAGTTGCAACATATCCTAACAACTGTGCTTACAGATGGAAACTATGGTGAGCTTAGAAAGCATTGTGATATGAATCTCGCATCATGAAATCAAACTGAGAATGGTAGCCTACTAAAGACCAGATGTTTAGTTGTGAATCTGACTAACTGTCCATAAATGTTAACCACTATAAGGTATCCCTACGATTGTAGACACAATAATTCCTCCATGTCTGTGACCTCACTTGCTGGTTCTGATAAtaattattatgactgccgctagcgaagcggtcatatagggattgtcaaagttttttttttttttcccccgtcctctacttcctgaatttttggtcaacgatacccgggacaccgaaccaccggggcacatgaaatttggtgggtatgtagccccactagacttttacggaaaaattttgtttcgtccccgggggccactccccccccgtgctgggccccctgaactgcaaaaaaagcagtttttcctaaataactatctgaaccgtggcactgaggatgaagaatcttttatggtatgttggtctcaagggcccacatcaacctggcccataatcactcatttgtgaccccggtaaaaaaatgaaaatgcaatatcattctgctttaatcgcccctatcttcagttaagatgttcagaactgcaccaaatgttatgtgtatgattgacctggcattctctgggggtatgccaagtttcgtagaatttcatctaTGGGGGGTGTCTAAAaaatttaggttatgtgtacatttagtgactgtacactcattggcctgtaaatggcggtgcacacataaaatgccatttaccatcgggtattagaacggccgatacataattacaaattcagtaggattaaaagaaagccaaatattcatcatcatcatcatcatggctgcatttccagtattggcgataagtagtcgtttgtccactagatggcgcatcgttgcagtgagacgtaattttgttggaagttaaaagtgggttggaaaaacaatggacgtaaactacaaggactgtagtttaccgcagagaacgtctaataaggataggacaatgttcacatgaaatgtaattcccatttcttcttgaagccgaaataaatctgagaatgtttattggacatgcttggtttttactgcaggtacgttaatcttataaatcaataaggacctaggtagcctacaataatgttaccgttagcgttggttgagtgatggaggccaatttgattgcatttgtagaaaactataaatgcggttataccaagcaaattgatagcagtactgtaattgtatcttgcacgtgctacaataatcattctgtgcaatggaagatttaccaacgttacaccagatccttgattactagcaagataacgtaattcgttactatgggagcaaaacgggacagttccggtctgcataagtgggagtgtcaccttaccttagctaagaggctagctagcatgctaacaaccggacagtaactggcagcagcatggtctgccttaagttattttattacaaatccgaacgctaaaaaattacacttgaaatgatcccaaacacttacagattatgacaaaattttccaaaaaaccctcaacaaatccagaaagacataatgaccaatttattggtaaaattccacaagtctccattgacattagtgcagcgagggtttactctggtctgcataaagggggattttcccccctcccccttgcaataatcgaacgcggaaattgtcgaacgtttgcgcctctcgctccgctttaaccctctctgttttgcctatagcctacatgcatgagactgagacgcctgtttatttgtttgaagtgcgtgcagggtgtgagaggggaatcgatgtgctttgattccagtttGGTAattgtagtctgtgagattaaaaagcccgtgtgtgtgaagtatccaaacaacgacaccttaatttcattatggctgctttagcgacacaccttaagctactgtgtagtgggtcccatttagaagtggctacttcattcgcgcttttcTTGACtcagctgcgtgaattttattacaacttttcgcacgatatggcagtttaagtccgcttgatactgtaaggcgtaagccattggtttccaaaggagattttatttgtgtcgccagcacagcctattgacaatttatgttgtaaataggcctaccttataggcctacctgtagcttagggaagctaacagctttctattaggatctagtttattagttacagttttgtcataagtccctgatgcatttttgcatttagaatagccagagcgtggatatctcaatcggaaaattaaacaatatcggccacctatggactaggctgggtgaacgaacccagcctgatctgcccgctatttattttttgattccttaaaagattgagcttggtctggtgaaagccaagccatggacctcagttacacaatgcaagggaacatgaatcagcctatatttgcacgaacaacaacggacagctcttcaactttgggtcTTAAAATGTGTTTTGAACAGTCTAGTtaacgatttcatcaaggcccatttggacatgtcagttatttggcaccactggttagatgtaaaacagcatttcgtttcagactactgttacttaaattgtgcattgacaataaagtatcacatgaactaaagatgactaaaatcgtatgcagaagaagaaacattcacaaaaaatccatctatccaaaaattacctttgtttttgatagctattgaaaacggcatggaactgacagagatgtttttgtttattaataaataaataaataaataaaaatataacattatgctgataccttttgcttttcccaaatacaatgtagcctacaggtgtaagtgacctttcatcaatccagttgcaatggatgaactgtgatgaactgccctacttgtgattgtttagagattttaaaggttttataacaatgctacaacttctttggctattctacaatctattcaccttttcagcgccagtaggctactttctgtgcagccgcacacacacacacacacacacaggcatgccaaacaagcatacacaaaagtttcaagagtgggggatggagtaaaagatggagacaaattgattagtgtgatttatttttgctgaaaggatgtacaggactgagcagcggtcatattttgtaccgctatctagttattattactattctccttattatatttgaccaacattctaatctgttccctgttcaattttaaatattatgttgttttgtatttatgtgtcgctttggacataggcgtctgccaaatccataaccataaccataacatatAGATTGACCCTACTCGTACACTTTGGAGATCTCCATTGAAAATGAGCCTTTAGTCCAAAACAACTACCAAGTAGGCCTAGCCACTATAATTGTACTTGCTATAACTAAAATATTTTACTTACAGTGCATGATGGGCATGTCGCTAAGGACAGGACCATCTTGTCTGGTCATCTCCCTCCACATCTGGGCATTAGCTACAACCCAACCTGTTAGGAAAGGTTTGAATGAGTTTATCTGTAGCCAGGAATTATCAGTGTTATTCTATTATATCATCTGTTATTCACATAAAAGTATACTGCGGGTTTTAGATAGCCAAAGGTATAGCATAAGCTGTGTTATTTGTGTTCTTACTTGCTGGTTCATCAGCCAGAAGATCCAGTTCAACTGGCTGAAGAACTTCTCCAGGCTGAGTGATGTCGATGTTAGCCACCTCACTTGCTAATTCAGCAGGGTTGAGATCCTCTCTAGCCAGAGTGTTCTCGGTGTTTGGATCACTTGCTGGTTCAGCAGGCTGGAGATCCTCTCTGGTCTGGAGAACCCAGCGTGGCTTGCGCCTCTCTTGAAAAGCCCGCATAGATGTACCTTTAGCCACATGGTTTGGCTTGCTCAGTTTGATGTTCAGCCCAGTTGTCAGTTGCTTCTTTAGTTTTCTTCTCTTGATCTTGGCCATGGCAGAGTTGTGACAGATCCGGTAGTTCTTGGTCCTCTGTCGTTTTCTCTTTGGTCTTAGCCGGTTTCGGATGGTGTTCAAGAGGGCTCTCATGGCTCCCATGAAGCaaccactctctcctctcacctcgcCTCTCACTTCCATCTTCAGCCAATGTAGTGGAATAGAAAATATACTCTTCCTTTGTCCTTGGCAGGATTACCAATATCAAACAGTTAAAacaggtgaatcagtgaataaTTTGTAAAATCTCCAGGAGCAAGCTCTCTCTCAGTGTTATCTCTGGTGTAGCCAGGTCCAACTGATTCAGTATTCTACCTCAGTATTCTACTTTGCACAGTTAGAATGTTCAGAAGATTCCAAATGATGATGCCCCAAAGCATTCTAGAACTCAACTTGTAATGATTTAAATCCACTGATATTCCATGTTAGATCAGTGGTCAAGTCAAGTGATCTAAAGGCCAATTCACACCAGACCAAAATTAgcgtcaagtcaagtcaatttatttatatagcaagGGAGGGGGGCACCAGAGGGAGACTGGAGAGAGGGCCGCACAGGAGTTTCTAATTTGGTCTAGGTCTATATTACTTTTGTATTGCTTTTGCATATTAACATGCTTTagacatattttatttgttatttatacCAGTAGCCTATTGTGATGATTTTTCACGACCCACATTTTTTGGTGCCCCCCCCAGGCacttggtgccctacgcgcagTGCGTGATGTGCATGTGCGGAGCGTCGGCACTGCAAATGTAACACAACAgggttgacccaaagtgcttaacttgctcttgggtgctccttgttggtgccccccacccaatcccaatcctcccccaccttttttatgcagcccttgccacttaatctactaaacccctcttctactgcactttttaccccccctgcacaaataggctgacaccagacataatttcactgcatttcttacttccagtaactatatgcatgtgacaataaacttccttgtatccttgtatccttgtatccttaaataaggaaataaataataatacagcACACAATGGCTGAATgagaaaaaatgacaaaaataataataaagcagTGGTAATAGTAGTATATATACTATGTACTACTAAAAGGGAAAAAATGGGCTTTTAAATTAGTTTTAATCTAGGGCTGGACTTGATATGGGAAGGGAGACTATTCCAGAGCCAGGGTGCAGCAACGGAGAAGGCCTGGTCACCTTTGATTTTAAGGCGGGAGAGGGTAACAGAACAGCCTGTTAGCACGCAGACTTTCTCATGCATGGGAGTCATGGAAGTTGTGCTACCATATGTTTAGCCAGCACAATGGAGAGAAATTAACATTACTATTCTTACAGCTCCTGATAAATTATTTGTATGCACACTTAAGCCTTCAAGCCACTAGTCCCACTGTAGCCTAAGGGGAAGGATTGTGAATAAAATAGTGTAGATGACGGGAGAGTAAGCTGTGGCAGGGGAGGGCCAGACATTAAGGGACATTTTTTGGATAATAAATAATGATCACAACTGATAATTGTTTTTTCCAAGATAacgttgtctctctctctctctctctctctctctctctcattcaaatACATTGTGTTCACtgccaaaataaacaaaatcggGCAAAAATATGGCGGTGCTCTGGCATCTACTGTAAGAATAGATTTCACCATGAAACTTGAATGACTAGCCACTGTTTCTCATCAATTGTATAAAGCCCGCCCGGACGATTTGATTGGTCGCCTAGTTTTCAATGGAGCAAGTCCAGACTGAATTTCTCTCAAATTGTGTGGGTGGTGTTAAATTTGGGCTGACTTCCAAGCTAAGTAAAGGAATCCCttatcaatgtgattggttaagCTGGACCAAGCCTGCATGCTGCAATGAGAAACATTTCCAAATTGAGCAATGCGAAATGAAGCAAATGGGTCAGGGCAGCGATAGATTAGTGAACGATActgggccctgaagcccaagcctctgcATGAAGTTGCTACTATGTTTTCCACCCCTGGTATCTGAATGGGGCCAGtgtgataatcatgctttgtaattggCAAGATGCCTTGAATCTGTTGATTGTTATTTGTCCATGTCTTTCCATAAAACTCGCCAGAAGTCATCAgctaaggggttatttttcataATTGTCAAAACAATGTGCTCAGgggcccagtggctcataatTTGTCCATGGGTCTGGGGATACCAGGGATGAAGAGTTAGCATCAGCTCCTCTGCCAAAAGCCTATGTAGATCACTGCACACCATTGTTTTTGCGtttatgagtttttttttttaaatgataacctataatttgttttcaatgAATGCCAAATGTAATGAAGATAAGACTGCAAGCTTTCAGCCCATTTCGTTTTTACCTTGATTTTATATTATAGTTGCAGTCTAGAGAGATTTTCTaatattcatattttttgtTCCAAAACTTTCGTCCATTCACATTTTGTTCACTTCAGAGTTTTGTTCATTAACTTGCATAGGTGAATCATGCTCTGCTGACATCTTGTGAATTCTAGACTAagatgcattaaaaaaaaaaaatcttgaaaaCCCCATTTGGATTGAATGAAAAGACTCCTAGAACAACTGAAATGATAACACTGCAAAGACATTGTGGTGTCCTCATATATACAAATTGTGCTGTACAACAATGTTATTTACCATAATGACTTACTTGACATGCTTCAGAAACATGCATGAAAATGGCTGTATTtttgttatttcattttattatcTTATGAAACCATCTGGCCCATCAAGAGCATGTAAAATGTGCTTATAATTTGCTGAACAGTAATGAATGAAAGACTGCAGAATGAAATGCATAAAATGTGTCCTCATAGAATTTCTACAAATACCcaaagtagcctagctaattaaGTATACTAACATTAATGTGGGACTTATTGTGTTATTTATTCATCATTTGTAACGTGCATGTTCATTAGTTCAATGAATATAAATATGAGATAGGCTTTAATAGTTTATAATATTGAGGGTTGCAGTCTTTTTTGTGTTAAAATAGCCTATATTGCATTGTTTCTTTTTGAACCTTCATCTCTTCATATGTGGTTCCATCTGTCTGATCCCAGGCCTGCTATCTCCAGAGAGTGGGAGGACTCTGAGGAATGCAGCAGACAGAACGGTGAGTCAATCCCTCCACTGCTGGGACTGTCACGGACTCAGACTGGTAAAACAGATCCTTAGATACACAGGTTCCTTTATTGGTTCAGAGGATAATTCAGCCGATTACAGAAGGATTAAACACTCAAAAGATTAAGTCTTTCAAAAGCTCAGAAGATAGtccccaaaaaaggaaaaacagagGATCCAAGGAAATATGAACAAATTCTAACAAAAGAGCTTACGCAAACTGGAAGAGTCAGGAAACAGAGGAGCACAGCATAAGTCCTTGAGTCCACGATCGACAAAGCCAGACACAGACTGGAGAATGCGGGAAACCTTTGTAGGAGAGTTAATGATGTGGTGATTGCTTGCAGGTGAGTAGAGCTAATAGGCAGGTGAGTGTGAGAGATTCCATGTGACTGGGGAAAGGGGGTGTGGCAGTAGGAGAGTCAGGTGCTGGAGTGGCATGAGGGGGCGTGGCCGAGGGAGAGCCTGGTGCCGGTGTGACattacctacctacctacctacctacctacctacctacctacctacccccccccccccccccccttttgtgGGCTGTCGGAGGGAGTTCTGTGCGTACTCTGCCCATGGAAGGAACTGGTGCCAACTGTGCTGACGGCCATTACAGAAGGTCCGAAGGAACCGACTGATCTCCTGGATCTTCCTTTCTGTTTGCCCATTTGTCTGTGGGTGGTAGCCAGAGGACAGACTCACGGTCACCCCTAGGAGAGAACAGAAGGCCCGCCAGAACCTGGAGATGAACTGGGGGCCACGATCAGAAACAATGTCCTCGGGGATGCCAAAGTTTCGGAAGACTGTGTGGAAGAGTGCTTGGGCGGTGTCATTGGCGGTGGGAATGCCTTTGAATGGGATGAGTTTACAGGATTTGGAAAAATCTGTCCACAATGACTAGAATACATGTATGACCATCAGATGAGGGGAGATCTGTCATAAAGTCTATCCCTAGGTGTGACCATGGGCGTTTGGGAACAGGCAACGGGAGGAGCTTCCCTTCTGGTAGGTGACGTGGTGTCTaatggctcccacacacagctgcgttccgtcaacgcattccagtgggtgttcccaacggtagctatgcaaatgaattgaagtaaaaccgtaatgtgattggttggtgccgtccgtagattggcttgattggccggtgccgtctgtcgcacgcagctgtgtgtgggagccgttagcCATGGCGCATTCAGCGCAGCCAGCAACGAAGCGGCGGACCTCCTTTGCCATCCCGGGCCACCAGTATCGGTTCCGAAGGAGGGAGAGTGTATGATTGGCTCCGGGATGGCCAGAGCCCAGTGAGGAATGTACGGCAGATGTTACCTGGAGTCGGAGAGTTTTTGGAACATAGGTGAGGTGTGCTGGGGTGTTCACCGGAGCAGGATAAGTAACTGAGGCCTCCGCGACGTCCTCGTCCAGGGTCCATTCAATGGGACTGACAATAAGATGAGGTGGTAAGATGGTCTCAGGGTGTTCAGGGCTTTTGTCGGGAGCGTAGAGCCGGGATAGGGCATCAGCTCTCACATTTTTGGGACCTGGATGGTAAGAGATGGAAAAATTAAAATGGGTAAAGAGGGCCCACCTGGCTTGTCGTGGGTTCAAACGCTTTGCCTCTCGGAGGTACTCAAGGTTGCGGTGGTCAGTCAACACCAGGAATGGATGTTTAGCCCCCTCTAGCCAGTGGTGCCATTCTTCTAAGGCTAGCTTAATGGCTAGCCACTCTTGGTTGCCGACGTCATAATTCTGCTCTGCCGGTGAGAGTTTTCTTGAGAAGAAAGCACAAGGATAAAGCCTCGAGGGCTTCCCCTGCGGCTGAGAGAGTACCACTCCGACCCCAGTAGTTGATGCATCCACTTCAACGATGAAGGGTCTATCCTGATCAGGGTGTGTGAGGACTGGAGCGGTGGTGAAGGCTTCCTTCAATTTCTCGAATGCTTGGGTGGCAGTCTCATTCCAGGAGAGAGTCTTGGGTTTACCTctaaggagggaggagagaggagaagtgacGCTACTGtaatttttaataaaacaaCGGTAGAAGTTGGCAAAACCAAGGAAGCGCTGAAGATCCTTAATAGTTGAAGGTATTGGCCAGGAGCGTATCACCTCTACCTTCCCCTCATCCTTACTGATGTGGTTGTGGCTGATGTTATACCCTAGGAACTGAACCTGGGACTGATGGAAGGAGCATTTTTCAGCTTTTAGGTAGAGATTGTACTCACGGAGCTTCTGAAGGACCAATGCGATGTGGTGGTGATGTTCGGCCATATTGCTGGAGTAAATTAGAATGTCATCAATGTAAATCAGCACAAAGCGGTGGAGGTGTTCTCGAAATATTTCATTCATAAATGCTTGGAATACAGAAGGCGCATTAGCAAGTCCATATGGCATCACCAGATACTCATAATGGCCTGTAGGGGTCACAAAGGCTGTCTTCCATTCATCCCCCTTCCGTATCCTAACGAGATTGTAGGCACTACGCAGGTCTGGTTTTGAGAAGACCTGTGCTCCTCGCAGAAGTTTGAGGGAGGATGGAACGAGGGGAAGAGGATACCTGTATTTGACTGTGATCTTGTTGAGTGCGCGGTAGTCGATACAGGGTCGGAGACCACCATCCTTTTTGGCCACGAAGAAGAAACTTGATGCAGCAGGAGAGGTAGATGGTCTGATGTAGCCTTGGTTGAGGGCCTCCTTGATGTACTCCTCCATGGCGTTCTGTTCGGGCAGAGAAAGAGGGTAAATCTTGCCCTTGGGCACTGGCTCACCTGGTAGGAGGTCTATGGCACAGTCCCAAGGGCGTTGAGGAGGCAACCTAGCAGCTCGTTGTGGGCAAAATACATCACTGAATTGGAGGTACTCCTGGGGAATCTCTACTGTGCGGCTGCTGTTTGGACTCTCCACTGAAGTGGTACAGATTGCTACTGGGGTAGAGAGGAGCTGTGGACGAGTGAGTGGTAGGTTAGGGAAACAAACAGCCTGTCCCCCATTTTAGGATGTTACCCGAACTCCAGTCAATGATGGGTGAATGACGCAACAGCCAGGGACGACCGAGGATGACATCAGTGGTGGAGTGTTCCAGAACCAGGAAAGTGATTTTTTCGACATGTAAACAACCAACATGCAGTTCGATAGGTCCAACGAGATGGTGGATCAATTGTCGGTTCAAGGGTTTACCCACTATGGAGTGGAGGGAGAACGAGGACTGGCAGCGGATCCTCCGGAGGTTGAGGCGACGACAGAGCGCCCCTGAGAGGAAGTTGCCGGCAGAACCTGAATCGATGAGGGCGGTGGCTTCAAGAAAACCATTTGGAGCTGTGAGGGTTACGGAGGTACACAATGGAGAAAAGCACAATGAGGGGATTTGGACAGCACTCACCAAGGGCTGTGGTGGACATATGGGACACGCTGCTATGGCATGTCCTCCAGCTCCACAGTACTGGCAAAGTCTCTGGGTTAAGCGCCTTTGACGTTCAGCTGGGGTCAGGCGTATGGAGTCGATCTGCATAGGTTCAATGCCAGGTTCAAGGATGGGTCCAGCTGGTCGATGGCCTGGGTTGAAGCGGGACACTGTGTTCAACTCACTCAAGCAGCTCTCTCG belongs to Alosa alosa isolate M-15738 ecotype Scorff River chromosome 23, AALO_Geno_1.1, whole genome shotgun sequence and includes:
- the LOC125288648 gene encoding uncharacterized protein LOC125288648, with the protein product MEVRGEVRGESGCFMGAMRALLNTIRNRLRPKRKRQRTKNYRICHNSAMAKIKRRKLKKQLTTGLNIKLSKPNHVAKGTSMRAFQERRKPRWVLQTREDLQPAEPASDPNTENTLAREDLNPAELASEVANIDITQPGEVLQPVELDLLADEPASWVVANAQMWREMTRQDGPVLSDMPIMHCLGLIHRQLCRRDLTGQDRVAIMYSGPFSFLVPSEWALDHLMSGEQDSRPYTMAFY